The DNA region ATGGCGAAGTCGCGGTCGCTGGAGGTGTCGAGGCTGTTGGCGGTGACGCCGTCGAAGCCGAGCGCATCGGCCACGTGCTGGCGGTCGATCGGGATGGACGTGCCGGCCAACGCCGCGGCGCCCAGCGGCAGCAGGTTGAGCCGACCGCGGCAATCGAGCAGCCGGCCGCGGTCGCGCTCCAGCTTCTCGCAGTACGCCAGCCAGTAGTGCCCGGCCAGCACCGGCTGGGCGCGTTGCAGGTGGGTGTAGCCGGGGATGATGACGCCTTCGTCCTGGGAACAGCGGCCGACGAACGCCCGCTGCAGGTCTTCCAGCAAGCCGACCAGCCGGTCGATCTCGTCGCGGCACCACATCTTCAGGTCGGTCGAGACCTGGTCGTTGCGGCTGCGGCCGGTGTGCAGCTTGCGGCCGACGTCGCCGATACGCTCGACGAGCGCCCGCTCGACGTTCATGTGCACGTCTTCCAGCTCGCGGCGGAAGACGAACGTGCCGGCGGCGATCTCGGCCCCGATGGCCGAGAGGCCGGCCTCGATCTGGTGGCGCTCGTCCCCCGTCAGCACGCCGACGGCCGCCAGCATGCGGGCGTGGGCGATGGAGCCACGGATATCGAGTGCGGCCAGGCGCTGGTCGTAGCTGACGCTCTCGGTGAAGGCCTCGACACGCTCGTCGGTGGCCTCAGAGAAAACGCCGCCCCAAGGTTTGGCGGTCACGGCGGGTCGGCAGGGGGGTGTGGTGGGGCTGGTCTGCGCAGCGGTGAGCGCGACCTGTGCCCGCCCGCCCGCGGCTAGGCAGCCTTACCAAGCTGCCCAACCTGTTTACGCTAAACGGCTTACCGTAGGTTGTCAATCGAGGGTGGGCAGCGACCGCTTAGTAATTGGGCATAGTCCACAGGCGGAATCGTCACCATTCCAGCCCGACACAGGCGCGAGTACGAGACTGCAACCGGGAGGGCTTTCTCGCTGGCGCTTCGGGTTGGGATTCTTTGACGCCGCCTGCGGGATTTGTGCCAAGGTTTTCGCGCCCGGGTCGAATAAGATGGACACACCCATCCCCCGGAGACCGACCGATGTTCCTGTTGCCGCTGGCTCAATCCTCAGAACCGCCCCACTTCGACCCGCAGGCGAGCTGGCTACAGAACTTGCTCGGCCAATTGAATGGCAGTGACTTGGTGGCGGTCGTGCTGCTCTCGATCTTATGCGTCACGGGGGTCGCCATCGTTATCACGGTGGTCAGCACGCTGACGATCAAGACCATCCACCGCCGCTCTGCCGAGACCCAGTTGAAGCGAGAGATGCTGGACCGCGGGTTCTCGGTCGACGAGATTGTTAAGCTGATTGAAGCCACGGGGCACGCGGGTCCCGGCAAGGGCGCCGAGCGCGGCTCGGGGCCTCAGTAATTCGACTCTGGATACTGGCATGAACGACGCTACCGATTGCCTGAACGATCCTTTGCCGGAGTTCACGCTCCCCTACCCGGTAAGCCGGTTCTCAGTGGAGAAGTACCACGAGATGATCGCCACCGGCGTGCTGACGGAGGAGGACAATGTCGAACTGCTTGAAGGGTGGATCGTGCCGATGATGCGTCGTAATCCGCCGCACGAAGTCGCCATGGAGCTCGTGGGAG from Pirellulimonas nuda includes:
- the argH gene encoding argininosuccinate lyase, with translation MTAKPWGGVFSEATDERVEAFTESVSYDQRLAALDIRGSIAHARMLAAVGVLTGDERHQIEAGLSAIGAEIAAGTFVFRRELEDVHMNVERALVERIGDVGRKLHTGRSRNDQVSTDLKMWCRDEIDRLVGLLEDLQRAFVGRCSQDEGVIIPGYTHLQRAQPVLAGHYWLAYCEKLERDRGRLLDCRGRLNLLPLGAAALAGTSIPIDRQHVADALGFDGVTANSLDTSSDRDFAIELASALSLIAVHLSGWAEEWVLWSTTEFGFLKPPQQFCTGSSIMPQKINPDVLELIRGKSARVIGALQSLLVLAKGLPLAYNRDLQEDKERLFDAVDTVRGCLELAAPLVAGAELRREQIAARLEAGYLDATTLMEHLISRGVPQRTAHELIGTLVRTAMQRGVPLSGLPLDAFQEAHADLDESVYDVLGAQRAIEAMRSLGSTHPDMVRSQAAAWRARLKME